From the genome of Gorilla gorilla gorilla isolate KB3781 chromosome 4, NHGRI_mGorGor1-v2.1_pri, whole genome shotgun sequence:
GGGGCAACAGTGGGAGAGAAGGGGCCAGGGTATAAAAAGGGCCCACAAGAGACCAGCTCAAGGATCCCAAGACCCAATTCCCGGAACCACTCAGGGTCCTGTGGACAGCTCACCTAGCTGCAATGGCTGCAGGTAAGCGCCCCTAAAATCCCTTTGGGCACAACGTGTCCTGAGGGGAGAGGCGGCGCCCTGTAGATGGGACGGGGGCACTAACCTTCAGGTTTGGGGCTTCTGAATGTGAGTATCGCCATCTAAGCCCAGTATTTGGCCAATCTCAGAAAGCTCCTGGTCCctggagggatggagagagaaaaacaaacagctcCTGGAGCAGGGAGAGTGCTGGCCTCTTGCTCTCCGGCTCCCTCTGTTgccctctggtttctccccaggCTCCCGGACGTCCCTGCTCCTGGCTTTTGGCCTGCTCTGCCTGCCCTGGCTTCAAGAGGGCAGTGCCTTCCCAACCATTCCCTTATCCAGGCTTTTTGACAATGCTATGCTCCGCGCCCATCGCCTGCACCAGCTGGCCTTTGACACCTACCAGGAGTTTGTAAGCTCTTGGGGAATGGGTGCACATCAGGGGTGGCAGGAAGGGGTGACTTTCCCCCGCTGGGAAATAAGAGGAGGAGACTAAGGAGCTCAGGGTTTTTCCCGAAGCGAAAATGCAGGCAGATGAGCACACGCTGAGTGAGGTTCCCAGAAAAGTAACAATGGGAGCTGGTCTCCAGCGTAGACCTTGGTGGGCGGTCCTTCTCCTAGGAAGAAGCCTATATCCCAAAGGAACAGAAGTATTCATTCCTGCAGAACCCCCAGACCTCCCTCTGCTTCTCAGAGTCTATTCCGACACCCTCCAACAGGGAGGAAACGCAGCAGAAATCCGTGAGTGGATGCCTTCTCCCCAGGCGGGGATGGGGGAGACCTGTGGTCAGAGCCCCCGGGCAGCACAGCCACTGCCGGTCCTTCCCCTGCAGAACCTAGAGCTGCTCCGCATCTCCCTGCTGCTCATCCAGTCGTGGCTGGAGCCCGTGCAGTTCCTCAGGAGTGTCTTCGCCAACAGCCTGGTGTATGGCGCCTCGGACAGCAACGTCTATGACCTCCTAAAGGACCTAGAGGAAGGCATCCAAACGCTGATGGGGGTGAGGGTGGcgccaggggtccccaatcctGGACCCCCACTGACTTTGAGAGCTGTGTTAGAGAAACACTGCTGCCCTCTTTTTAGCAGTCAGGCGCTGACCCAAGAGAACTCACCTTATTCTTCATTTCCCCTCGTGAATCCTCCAGGCCTTTCTCTACACCctgaaggggagggaggaaaatggatgaatgagagagggagggaacagCGCCCAAGCGCTTggcctctccttctcttccttcacttTGCAGAGGCTGGAAGATGGCAGCCCCCGGACTGGGCAGATCTTCAAGCAGACCTACAGCAAGTTCGACACAAACTCACACAACGATGACGCACTACTCAAGAACTACGGGCTGCTCTACTGCTTCAGGAAGGACATGGACAAGGTTGAGACATTCCTGCGCATCGTGCAGTGCCGCTCTGTGGAGGGCAGCTGTGGCTTCTAGCTGCCCGGGTGGCATCCCTGTGACCCCTCCCCAGTGCCTCTCCTGGCCCTGGAAGTTGCCACTCCAGTGCCCACCAGCCTTGTCCTAATAAAATTAAGTTGCATCATTTTGTCTGACTAGGTGTCCTTCTATAATATTATGGGGTGGAGGGGGGTGGTATAGAGCAAGGGGCAAGTTGGGAAGACAACCTGTAGGGCCTGCAGGGTCTATTGggaaccaggctggagtgcagtggcacaatcttggctcactgcaatctccgcctcctgggttcaagcgattctcctgcctcagcctctcaagtagctgggattacaagcgcccactaCCAGGCtccgctaatttttgtttttttggtagagacggggtttcaccatattggccaggctggtctccaactcctaatctcaggtgatctacccaccttggcctcccaaattgctgggattacaggcgtgaaccactgctcccTTCCCTGTCcgtctgattttaaaataactataccAGCAGGAGGACGTCCAGACACAGCATAGGCTACCTGGCCATGCCCAACcggttggacatttgagttgtttgctTGGCACTGTCCTCTCATGCGTTGGGTCCACTCAGTAGATGCCTGTTGAATT
Proteins encoded in this window:
- the GH1 gene encoding somatotropin, coding for MGGRTCGPCLLPGFLFLGSRTSLLLAFGLLCLPWLQEGSAFPTIPLSRLFDNAMLRAHRLHQLAFDTYQEFEEAYIPKEQKYSFLQNPQTSLCFSESIPTPSNREETQQKSNLELLRISLLLIQSWLEPVQFLRSVFANSLVYGASDSNVYDLLKDLEEGIQTLMGRLEDGSPRTGQIFKQTYSKFDTNSHNDDALLKNYGLLYCFRKDMDKVETFLRIVQCRSVEGSCGF